A portion of the Streptomyces sp. NBC_01335 genome contains these proteins:
- a CDS encoding ATP-binding cassette domain-containing protein, with translation MEDAIMYTEDVRKQYGDVVALDGLDLVVPSHTVYGLLGPKGAGKSTTVRILTTLTKPSSGRAVVAGFDVARNPADVRRVIGLAGQDASFDDGLTGLENLRILGRLSRLGSRGARRRADELLERFGLAHAGDRLVGTYSDGMRRRIHLIASLLRAPAVLFLDEPTTGLDAPSRAEIWESVRRLVADGTTVLLTTPCLEEVERLATAVGVIDRGQLIAEGSPAQLKAQIGRHIDVVVESADHVPSAMARLERLTGRCPEADGSRIVVAAVDQVPALPLIVSELDASGAVIRNIGIREPGLDDIFLTMTGQTVEPAQPVEMPEAVS, from the coding sequence ATGGAAGACGCGATCATGTACACCGAGGATGTGAGGAAGCAGTACGGGGACGTCGTCGCGCTGGACGGCCTGGACCTGGTGGTGCCGTCGCACACCGTCTACGGCCTGCTCGGCCCGAAGGGCGCGGGGAAGAGCACCACCGTGCGGATCCTGACCACCCTGACCAAGCCCAGCAGCGGGCGGGCCGTCGTCGCCGGCTTCGACGTGGCCCGGAATCCGGCCGATGTGCGGAGGGTGATCGGCCTGGCCGGTCAGGACGCCTCGTTCGACGACGGACTGACCGGCCTGGAGAACCTGCGGATCCTCGGCCGCCTCTCGCGGCTCGGCTCGCGCGGCGCCCGCCGGCGCGCCGACGAGCTGCTGGAACGGTTCGGTCTCGCTCACGCCGGTGATCGGCTGGTCGGCACGTACTCCGATGGCATGCGCCGCCGGATCCACCTGATCGCCAGTCTGTTACGGGCTCCCGCGGTGCTCTTCCTCGACGAGCCGACCACCGGGCTCGACGCCCCCAGTCGCGCCGAGATCTGGGAGAGCGTGCGGAGACTGGTGGCCGACGGCACCACGGTCCTGCTCACCACCCCGTGTCTGGAGGAGGTGGAGCGGCTCGCCACGGCGGTCGGCGTGATCGACCGCGGCCAGCTGATCGCCGAAGGCAGCCCGGCCCAGCTCAAAGCCCAGATCGGCCGTCACATCGACGTCGTGGTCGAGTCGGCGGACCATGTGCCGAGTGCCATGGCGAGGCTGGAGCGGCTGACCGGCCGGTGCCCGGAGGCCGACGGATCGCGCATCGTCGTGGCCGCGGTGGATCAGGTGCCCGCCCTGCCGCTGATCGTGAGTGAACTGGACGCGTCCGGCGCGGTGATCAGGAACATCGGGATCCGCGAGCCCGGCCTGGACGACATCTTCCTGACGATGACCGGGCAGACCGTCGAACCGGCGCAACCGGTCGAGATGCCCGAGGCGGTGTCGTGA
- a CDS encoding ketosynthase chain-length factor, translating to MSRAVPENDNGTTPERPRAVITGLGVVAPNGFDTDEYWDAVLHGRGGIDRVTRFDPEQYPATLAGEVADYDVRAYIPGRLVPQTDQTTRLVLIAADAAVRDSSLDPAALPEDQVGIVTGLSAGGLEYSQRELEKLWSLGSDHVSAYLSFSWFYAVNTGQISIRHGWHGPGGVLTGNTSGLDAIAQARRHVVDGLPVVMCGAVESAMCPLGWTIELTTGRMSTVADRTQAYLPFDTAASGYVPGEGGAMVVVEEAGHARGRGARPYSEIAGYATTFDPRPGSAREPGLRRAIESALSDAGVTPDEVDVVFADAAGVGELDRAEAAALTAVFGPRGVPVTAPKTMTGRLYSGGPALDVATASLSMRHGVIPPMINVTDPVRSDQLDLVLDRPRETTVSTALVLARSDGINSAMVLTAA from the coding sequence ATGAGTAGGGCAGTCCCGGAGAATGACAACGGCACGACGCCGGAGCGTCCTCGTGCGGTGATCACCGGTCTCGGGGTGGTCGCGCCGAACGGGTTCGACACCGACGAGTACTGGGACGCCGTCCTCCACGGGCGGGGCGGCATCGACCGGGTCACCCGCTTCGATCCGGAGCAGTACCCGGCCACACTGGCGGGCGAGGTGGCCGACTACGACGTGCGCGCGTACATCCCCGGACGTCTGGTGCCGCAGACCGACCAGACCACCCGGCTGGTGCTGATCGCGGCGGACGCCGCTGTCCGGGACTCCTCGCTCGATCCGGCCGCGCTCCCGGAGGACCAGGTCGGCATCGTCACCGGTCTCTCCGCGGGCGGGCTCGAGTACAGCCAGCGCGAGCTGGAGAAGCTCTGGAGCCTCGGCAGCGACCATGTGAGCGCCTATCTCTCGTTCTCGTGGTTCTACGCGGTGAACACGGGTCAGATCTCCATCCGGCACGGGTGGCACGGCCCCGGCGGCGTCCTGACCGGGAACACCAGCGGCCTGGACGCCATAGCGCAGGCCCGCCGGCACGTGGTCGACGGCCTGCCGGTGGTGATGTGCGGCGCCGTGGAGAGCGCGATGTGCCCGCTCGGGTGGACGATCGAGCTGACCACCGGCCGGATGAGCACGGTCGCCGACCGGACCCAGGCCTACCTGCCGTTCGACACCGCCGCGTCCGGCTACGTACCCGGAGAGGGCGGCGCCATGGTCGTCGTCGAGGAGGCCGGACACGCGCGCGGCCGCGGCGCCCGGCCGTACAGCGAGATCGCCGGGTACGCCACCACCTTCGACCCGCGGCCCGGTTCGGCACGGGAGCCCGGGCTGCGCCGGGCGATCGAGTCCGCGCTGTCGGACGCCGGTGTGACGCCCGACGAGGTCGACGTCGTGTTCGCGGACGCGGCCGGGGTCGGCGAACTCGACCGCGCGGAAGCCGCCGCCCTCACCGCCGTCTTCGGTCCACGGGGTGTTCCGGTGACCGCGCCGAAGACGATGACCGGCCGGCTGTACTCCGGTGGCCCGGCGCTCGACGTGGCCACGGCGTCGTTGAGCATGCGGCACGGCGTCATCCCGCCGATGATCAATGTGACCGACCCCGTCCGGTCCGACCAGCTCGACCTGGTGCTCGACCGGCCGAGGGAGACGACCGTGTCCACCGCTCTGGTGCTGGCCCGCAGCGACGGCATCAACTCCGCAATGGTGCTGACGGCGGCATGA
- a CDS encoding cytochrome P450 family protein, whose translation MDFGADPYPEYAWLRAEEPVRQVLEGRGLYGLLVTRYEDVRKLLSDPRMSKDPRNAPLDWQEAGKGRPLEDRTGLGTHLLTTDAPEHTRLRRLVSTAFTARRVEGLRAQVQHITDGLLDTIVPRGQAELIGDFAFPLAITVICELLGVPKADQDVFRQWTKDFRRWTNTDSAQADRGDARPVGLRDLLEYLTRLVEKRRQDPADGLVDALIAARDDDDRLNEAELLSMMSLLLVGGFETTVNLIGNGTLALLRHPDQLALLRERPDLVDSALEEMLRYDGSFETATWRFPLEPIEVAGTRIEKGHPVLLSLASANRDGAKFPAPDDFDVTRADPAHVAFGRGAHFCLGAPLARLEGRIAFHGLLRRLPGLALSVPPEQLRWQRSLTVRGLEALPVTFDA comes from the coding sequence ATGGATTTCGGCGCTGATCCCTATCCCGAGTACGCGTGGTTACGTGCGGAGGAACCGGTCCGGCAGGTCCTGGAGGGCCGCGGCCTTTACGGACTGCTGGTGACCCGGTACGAGGACGTGCGGAAGCTGCTGTCCGATCCCCGGATGAGCAAGGACCCGCGCAACGCACCGCTCGACTGGCAGGAGGCGGGCAAGGGGAGACCGCTGGAGGACCGGACCGGGCTCGGGACGCATCTGCTGACCACGGACGCGCCCGAACACACGCGGCTGCGCCGGCTGGTCTCGACCGCCTTCACCGCCCGCCGCGTCGAGGGCCTGCGCGCACAGGTGCAGCACATCACGGACGGGCTCCTCGACACGATCGTGCCCCGCGGGCAGGCCGAGCTGATCGGCGACTTCGCGTTCCCGCTGGCGATCACTGTGATCTGTGAACTGCTGGGAGTGCCCAAGGCGGACCAGGACGTGTTCCGCCAGTGGACGAAGGACTTCCGGCGGTGGACGAACACCGACTCCGCCCAGGCCGACCGCGGTGACGCGCGGCCGGTCGGACTGCGCGACCTCCTCGAATATCTGACCCGACTGGTCGAGAAGCGCCGTCAGGACCCGGCCGACGGACTGGTCGACGCGCTGATCGCAGCCCGGGACGACGACGACCGGCTGAACGAGGCCGAGTTGCTGTCCATGATGTCCCTGCTGCTGGTCGGCGGCTTCGAGACGACGGTCAATCTGATCGGCAACGGCACCCTGGCCCTGCTGCGCCACCCCGACCAACTCGCCCTGCTGCGCGAGCGACCGGACCTGGTGGACTCGGCGCTGGAGGAGATGCTGCGGTACGACGGGTCGTTCGAGACGGCGACGTGGCGGTTCCCGCTCGAACCCATCGAGGTGGCGGGCACGCGCATCGAGAAGGGCCACCCGGTGCTCCTGTCCCTGGCATCGGCCAACCGGGACGGGGCGAAGTTCCCGGCACCGGACGACTTCGACGTCACCCGCGCGGACCCCGCGCACGTGGCCTTCGGGCGGGGTGCGCACTTCTGCCTCGGTGCTCCCCTGGCCCGGCTGGAGGGCCGGATCGCGTTCCACGGACTGCTGCGCCGGCTGCCCGGCCTTGCGCTGTCCGTACCGCCGGAGCAGTTGCGATGGCAGCGGAGCCTCACGGTCCGCGGACTGGAAGCCCTGCCGGTCACCTTCGATGCCTGA
- a CDS encoding beta-ketoacyl-[acyl-carrier-protein] synthase family protein has protein sequence MTRRIAITGIGVRAPGGANAKEFWELISSGTSAIRTISLFDASGFRSRIAGECDFDPVAEGFSAQEIRRMDRSAQLAVAATREAVADAGLDLAETDPHRCGVSVGSAIGGTMSLDREYNVLSDGGRKWLLDHEYAVPHMYNYLVPTSIAADVAWTAGAEGPVSLVSTGCTAGIESVSHAARLIREGSADVMLAGGSDASLSPICVACFDAIKATTPRNDEPATASRPFDRTRNGFVLAEGSAMLVLEELNHARERGARVYAEIGGWDVRANAYHMTGLRTEGPELAKAIEVSLRMAGRVPEQVDYVNAHGSGTKQNDAHETDAFKRTLGDHAYRTPVSSIKSMIGHSLGAIGSIEIAACALAIDAGLIPPTANLHEPDPELGLDYVPLAARQADLRTVLKVGSGFGGFQSAMVLTKGESDE, from the coding sequence ATGACCCGCCGGATCGCCATCACGGGTATCGGAGTGCGCGCCCCGGGCGGAGCAAACGCCAAGGAGTTCTGGGAGCTGATCTCCTCCGGCACCTCGGCCATACGGACCATCTCGCTCTTCGACGCGTCCGGGTTCCGCTCCCGGATCGCGGGCGAGTGCGATTTCGACCCGGTCGCGGAGGGCTTCTCCGCGCAGGAGATCCGGCGCATGGACCGGAGCGCGCAGCTCGCCGTCGCCGCGACCAGGGAAGCCGTCGCGGACGCCGGACTCGACCTGGCCGAGACGGACCCGCATCGCTGCGGGGTCAGCGTCGGCAGCGCCATCGGCGGCACGATGAGCCTGGACCGGGAGTACAACGTGCTCTCCGACGGCGGACGCAAGTGGCTCCTCGACCACGAGTACGCGGTGCCGCACATGTACAACTATCTCGTCCCGACGTCGATCGCCGCGGACGTGGCCTGGACGGCCGGGGCGGAAGGCCCCGTGTCCCTGGTGTCCACGGGATGCACCGCGGGCATCGAGTCGGTGTCCCACGCGGCGCGGCTGATCCGCGAGGGCTCCGCCGACGTGATGCTGGCCGGCGGCTCGGACGCATCCCTCTCACCGATCTGCGTCGCCTGCTTCGACGCGATCAAGGCGACGACGCCGCGCAACGACGAACCGGCCACCGCGTCCCGCCCGTTCGACCGCACCCGGAACGGCTTCGTGCTTGCCGAAGGCAGCGCGATGCTGGTGCTGGAAGAGCTGAACCACGCTAGGGAACGCGGCGCGCGCGTCTACGCGGAGATCGGCGGATGGGACGTGCGTGCCAACGCGTACCACATGACCGGACTCAGGACCGAGGGCCCGGAACTGGCCAAGGCCATCGAGGTGTCGCTGCGGATGGCCGGGCGGGTGCCCGAGCAGGTCGACTACGTGAACGCGCACGGCTCCGGTACGAAGCAGAACGACGCGCACGAGACCGACGCGTTCAAGCGCACTCTCGGCGACCACGCCTACCGGACGCCGGTCAGTTCGATCAAGTCCATGATCGGGCACTCGCTGGGCGCGATCGGCTCGATCGAGATCGCGGCATGCGCGCTGGCCATCGACGCCGGGCTCATTCCGCCGACCGCCAACCTGCACGAACCCGACCCGGAACTGGGGCTCGACTACGTGCCGCTGGCGGCGCGACAGGCGGACCTGCGGACGGTGCTCAAGGTCGGCAGCGGGTTCGGCGGTTTCCAGAGCGCCATGGTGCTGACCAAGGGGGAATCCGATGAGTAG
- a CDS encoding methyltransferase codes for MAKETTPRGGGVWAAADLLTPMAVRVAATLRLADQIAAGARTTEALAEAVGADRDALGRLLDHLVTAGVLSGTGLGAYDLTAMGRHLCEGAPEDMRAILDIEGALGHAELSLVHLLHTVRTGEAAFPQQYGVTFWDDLSSDDGRAESFDTLMGARLTAHSPAVAGAYPWGTLRHVVDVGGGDGTMLIAILQSYPDLRGTVVDLPGPVRRAEKAIAAAGLDHRADAAAGSFFDALPAGADGYLLSSILHNWDDAAAARILRRCADAAQTTGRVLVVDYFGDRTVQTEGDLRMLGYFGGRQHTLEQLAELAGTVGLHTTSVTPAGRYSVVELRAVG; via the coding sequence ATGGCCAAGGAGACGACCCCCCGAGGCGGGGGAGTGTGGGCAGCCGCCGATCTGCTGACCCCGATGGCCGTCCGGGTGGCGGCGACGTTGCGGCTGGCCGACCAGATCGCCGCGGGCGCCCGGACGACCGAGGCGCTGGCCGAGGCCGTCGGCGCCGACCGGGACGCGCTGGGGCGGCTGCTGGACCACCTGGTGACCGCGGGCGTGCTGTCGGGCACCGGGCTCGGCGCCTACGACCTGACGGCCATGGGCCGCCACCTGTGCGAGGGCGCGCCCGAGGACATGCGGGCCATACTCGACATCGAAGGTGCCCTGGGGCATGCCGAGTTGAGCCTCGTCCACCTGTTGCACACGGTACGTACGGGTGAGGCCGCGTTCCCGCAGCAGTACGGTGTGACGTTCTGGGACGACCTGTCGTCCGACGACGGGCGCGCCGAGTCCTTCGACACCTTGATGGGCGCCAGGCTGACGGCGCACTCGCCGGCCGTGGCCGGGGCGTATCCGTGGGGAACGCTCCGTCATGTGGTCGATGTCGGCGGTGGCGACGGCACCATGCTGATCGCCATCCTGCAGTCCTACCCCGATCTGAGGGGGACGGTCGTCGACCTGCCCGGCCCGGTGCGCCGCGCCGAGAAGGCCATCGCCGCGGCCGGTCTCGACCACCGGGCCGACGCCGCGGCCGGCAGTTTCTTCGACGCTCTTCCCGCCGGAGCGGACGGATATCTGCTGTCGAGCATCCTGCACAACTGGGACGACGCGGCGGCCGCCCGTATCCTGCGCCGCTGCGCCGACGCGGCGCAGACGACGGGACGTGTGCTCGTCGTGGACTACTTCGGTGACCGGACCGTGCAGACGGAGGGCGACCTGCGCATGCTCGGCTACTTCGGCGGCCGGCAGCACACCCTGGAGCAACTGGCCGAACTGGCGGGAACCGTCGGCCTGCACACCACCTCGGTCACGCCGGCTGGCCGTTATTCCGTCGTCGAACTGCGTGCGGTTGGCTGA
- a CDS encoding ketoacyl-ACP synthase III family protein, with protein sequence MSDGLYIAAASSWLPERLTLDEAEQAGLADRARVWNTGIESVCVSPDKSAPEMAVLAARDALGRAEVGPEDLQLLLHACAYHQGHDMWPAASYVQRFCGGGSYPAVEVRQMSNGGMIALELAAGHLRAYGGSTALVTTADRFSLPGFDRWRSDPSTICGDAGTAVVVSTRTGFARLRGLVTVSDPGLEHGSRGERFSDAPLAARAPIDLNSDSLVRELGVEALLNRIEAGQREAFDRACAQADVKFGDIDWYVLPNLGRTRMRAQYFDPFGIDPQRSTWSWGRRVGHLGAGDQFAGLAHLVSEGALEPGQTCLLAGVGAGFTWTAGILEIIARP encoded by the coding sequence ATGAGCGACGGACTCTACATCGCCGCCGCGAGTTCGTGGCTGCCCGAGCGGCTGACACTCGACGAGGCGGAGCAGGCCGGCCTCGCCGATCGGGCGCGGGTCTGGAACACCGGCATCGAGTCGGTGTGCGTCTCGCCGGACAAGTCGGCGCCGGAGATGGCGGTGCTGGCGGCACGGGACGCCCTCGGGCGCGCCGAGGTCGGGCCGGAGGACCTGCAGCTGCTGCTGCACGCCTGCGCGTACCACCAAGGTCATGACATGTGGCCGGCGGCGTCGTACGTCCAGCGCTTCTGCGGCGGTGGCTCCTACCCGGCCGTCGAGGTCCGCCAGATGTCCAACGGCGGCATGATCGCCCTGGAACTCGCGGCCGGCCACCTGCGCGCGTACGGCGGGTCGACCGCCCTGGTCACCACGGCCGACCGGTTCAGCCTGCCCGGCTTCGACCGGTGGCGCAGCGACCCGAGCACCATATGCGGCGACGCCGGCACCGCGGTGGTGGTGTCCACCCGCACCGGCTTCGCCCGGCTCCGCGGACTCGTCACGGTGTCGGATCCCGGGCTCGAGCACGGCAGCCGGGGCGAACGGTTCAGTGACGCGCCGTTGGCCGCGCGAGCGCCGATCGACCTGAACAGCGACTCCCTGGTGCGCGAACTCGGGGTGGAGGCCCTGCTCAACCGCATCGAAGCGGGGCAACGGGAGGCGTTCGACCGGGCCTGTGCCCAGGCGGACGTCAAATTCGGCGACATCGACTGGTACGTGCTGCCGAACCTGGGCCGGACCCGGATGCGGGCGCAGTACTTCGACCCGTTCGGCATCGACCCGCAGCGCTCGACCTGGTCCTGGGGCCGGCGGGTCGGGCACCTCGGCGCGGGCGACCAGTTCGCCGGTCTCGCCCATCTCGTCTCCGAGGGCGCACTGGAGCCGGGGCAGACGTGCCTGCTGGCAGGCGTCGGCGCCGGCTTCACCTGGACGGCTGGCATCCTGGAGATCATCGCCAGGCCGTGA
- a CDS encoding FAD-dependent oxidoreductase has protein sequence MRRTREENTVLILGGTSMRVVIVGGGTVGLCTAVFLARQGVSVHVLERRAQVNDHPRAFGITDRSAEILREAGIDIETDHLVRGLMTGTSLADLTTVTAKFEPPEIGPAKLGSCPQDRVDRAALARLRELGGQVDFDSEVVAVTDGGVTTADGRTVTADYVIAADGVRSRMRDLLGIGVTGPGPLSSSHMLNVLFRAELPTPPTSMTFLRNERASGILLKVDETGRWVFHIPNGDPETPVERIQQQIRDATGVSDIEPEIISLLPWSSTARVADRFRQGNVFLVGDAAHVVPPVGGLGLNVGIADGHNLAWKLAAGGDALLDTYEAERRPVALFTMRQTVLRAENRDLHWDNDASRAADRAAVGMAGIMIPVIGYRYDSGAVVDPEPLSDMENLVLDGAPGSRLPHRWLPDGRSTVDLVDGFTLITGTAADHWLDAARDLGITAHAVEGWAEAAGIKEDGAVLVRPDGFVGWRTATTRHAVETSTQHLRDVLDRILCRQKA, from the coding sequence GTGCGACGTACCCGTGAGGAAAACACCGTTCTCATTCTCGGAGGGACAAGCATGCGCGTAGTGATCGTCGGAGGCGGCACGGTCGGGTTGTGCACCGCCGTCTTCCTCGCCCGTCAGGGTGTCTCGGTCCATGTGCTGGAGCGCCGGGCACAGGTCAACGACCATCCGCGGGCCTTCGGCATCACGGACCGGTCGGCGGAGATCCTCCGGGAGGCCGGCATCGACATCGAGACGGACCATCTCGTCCGGGGCCTCATGACGGGCACGAGCCTGGCCGATCTGACCACCGTCACGGCCAAGTTCGAGCCGCCGGAGATCGGCCCGGCGAAGCTGGGAAGCTGCCCGCAGGACCGGGTCGACCGGGCCGCGCTGGCACGGCTGCGGGAGCTCGGCGGCCAGGTGGACTTCGACAGCGAGGTGGTCGCGGTGACGGACGGCGGCGTCACCACCGCGGACGGCAGGACCGTCACGGCGGACTACGTGATCGCCGCCGACGGAGTCCGCAGCCGGATGCGTGACCTGCTCGGCATCGGCGTGACCGGCCCGGGACCGCTGAGCAGTTCGCACATGCTCAACGTGCTGTTCCGCGCGGAACTGCCCACCCCGCCGACGTCCATGACGTTCCTGCGCAACGAGCGGGCGTCCGGGATCCTGCTGAAGGTAGACGAGACCGGCCGCTGGGTCTTCCACATCCCGAACGGTGACCCGGAGACCCCCGTCGAGCGGATCCAGCAGCAGATCAGGGACGCCACCGGCGTCAGCGACATCGAGCCGGAGATCATCAGCCTGCTGCCCTGGTCGTCGACGGCGCGGGTCGCCGACCGCTTCCGGCAGGGCAACGTCTTCCTCGTGGGTGACGCGGCCCACGTGGTGCCGCCGGTCGGGGGTCTCGGACTCAACGTGGGTATCGCCGACGGCCACAACCTGGCGTGGAAACTGGCCGCCGGCGGTGACGCGCTGCTCGACACCTACGAGGCCGAGCGCCGGCCGGTCGCGCTGTTCACCATGCGACAGACCGTGCTCCGCGCCGAGAACCGTGACCTGCACTGGGACAATGACGCGAGCCGGGCCGCCGACCGGGCGGCCGTGGGCATGGCGGGCATCATGATCCCCGTGATCGGCTACCGGTACGACTCCGGCGCGGTGGTCGACCCGGAGCCGCTCTCCGACATGGAGAACCTCGTCCTGGACGGCGCCCCGGGCAGCCGCCTGCCGCACCGGTGGCTTCCGGACGGACGGTCCACGGTCGACCTCGTCGACGGATTCACGCTGATCACCGGGACCGCGGCCGACCACTGGCTGGACGCGGCACGGGACCTGGGCATCACGGCGCACGCGGTCGAAGGGTGGGCCGAGGCCGCAGGCATCAAGGAGGACGGCGCCGTGCTCGTCCGCCCGGACGGGTTCGTCGGCTGGCGTACGGCCACCACACGGCATGCCGTGGAGACCAGCACGCAGCACCTGCGGGACGTCCTCGACCGGATCCTGTGCCGGCAGAAGGCCTGA
- a CDS encoding ABC transporter permease, with the protein MNLLADGWTLTQRRLFRLRHEPGTLLTMLMMPSVFVVLFGFVFGGAIGVPGTSNYREFMMPGLFVMTTGTALSTAMVEVATDQARGVMERLRSLPTHRVSVPLGQSGAEGILGAYGLAVLMVCGLVVGWRPYDGVPRALAGIGLLLLFRYTLAWVGAYLGLVVRSARTAARLAPLTLSLTMVSNALVPTDRMPVGLRALCEWNPLSSAAAAARELFGNPGAPGPDAAWPLTHPVTASLLWAGLLLLIFVPLSVRRFARAGL; encoded by the coding sequence GTGAACCTCCTGGCCGACGGCTGGACGCTGACCCAGCGAAGGCTGTTCCGGCTGCGCCACGAGCCCGGCACCCTGCTCACCATGCTGATGATGCCGAGCGTGTTCGTGGTGCTGTTCGGCTTCGTGTTCGGCGGCGCGATCGGGGTGCCGGGCACCTCGAACTACCGCGAGTTCATGATGCCCGGCCTGTTCGTGATGACGACCGGGACCGCCCTGTCCACCGCCATGGTGGAGGTGGCGACGGACCAGGCGCGCGGGGTGATGGAGCGCCTGCGTTCGCTCCCGACCCACCGGGTGTCCGTGCCGCTCGGCCAGAGCGGCGCCGAGGGGATCCTCGGGGCCTACGGCCTCGCGGTCCTGATGGTGTGCGGTCTCGTCGTCGGCTGGCGGCCGTACGACGGCGTTCCGCGGGCGCTGGCCGGCATCGGCCTGCTCCTGCTGTTCCGCTACACGCTGGCGTGGGTCGGCGCCTACCTGGGCCTTGTGGTGCGGTCGGCACGGACCGCGGCCCGGCTGGCACCGCTCACGCTGTCGCTCACCATGGTGTCCAACGCCCTCGTGCCCACCGACCGGATGCCGGTCGGCCTCCGGGCGCTGTGCGAGTGGAACCCGCTCAGCTCCGCCGCGGCGGCCGCGCGCGAGCTCTTCGGCAACCCCGGTGCTCCCGGGCCGGACGCAGCGTGGCCGCTGACCCACCCGGTGACCGCGAGCCTGCTGTGGGCCGGCCTGCTGTTGCTGATCTTCGTGCCGCTCTCGGTGCGCCGCTTCGCCCGCGCCGGACTCTAG
- a CDS encoding acyl carrier protein encodes MATFTQADLVGHIRQAAGEDEGFDLDGDIADITFADMGYDSVAMVEVTLLVERELGIGLPEDDRASKNSTPKQFVELVNELLPASI; translated from the coding sequence ATGGCGACTTTCACTCAGGCGGACCTGGTGGGGCACATACGCCAGGCAGCCGGCGAGGACGAGGGATTCGACCTGGACGGCGATATCGCCGACATCACGTTCGCCGATATGGGCTATGACTCGGTCGCGATGGTGGAGGTGACGCTCCTGGTCGAGCGTGAACTCGGCATCGGCCTGCCCGAGGACGACAGGGCGAGCAAGAACTCGACCCCGAAGCAGTTCGTCGAACTGGTCAACGAGCTGCTGCCCGCGTCGATCTAG
- a CDS encoding TetR/AcrR family transcriptional regulator encodes MTVVSDSKPIIWMRREKPARGPAPAHSRGQIAAVAIDIADSEGIEAASVRAIAKRLGTGAMTLYRYLPTKEDLYTVMIDEATGFEPQEPTGDLRADLTTLARRRRQIFLRHPWLAPLLATRPIMGPNFMRGMERDLAVLAGCGLGMDDTIHVLNLIHSWVGGAVQAELTERATANQSGLDRHAWRLRMEPYLKSLLETGEFPHLSRMVQVSEIGEADERFANGLEIILDGIEARFPTATGKDGSGRPVGDTGGGAPSARRANGQPTARSSTTE; translated from the coding sequence ATGACTGTCGTGTCGGACTCGAAACCAATCATCTGGATGCGACGGGAGAAGCCGGCGCGAGGCCCCGCGCCGGCGCACAGTCGTGGGCAGATCGCCGCGGTGGCGATCGACATCGCGGACTCCGAAGGCATCGAAGCCGCGTCGGTGCGCGCCATCGCCAAGCGACTCGGCACCGGTGCGATGACCCTCTACCGCTACCTGCCGACCAAGGAAGACCTGTACACGGTGATGATCGACGAGGCGACCGGCTTCGAGCCGCAGGAGCCGACCGGCGATCTCCGTGCGGATCTGACGACCTTGGCACGCCGCCGCCGGCAGATCTTCCTGCGGCACCCCTGGCTCGCCCCGCTCCTCGCCACCCGCCCGATCATGGGCCCCAACTTCATGCGCGGCATGGAACGCGATCTCGCCGTTCTCGCCGGCTGCGGTCTGGGCATGGACGACACGATCCACGTGCTCAACCTGATCCACTCCTGGGTCGGCGGCGCCGTGCAGGCCGAGTTGACCGAGCGGGCGACCGCGAATCAGTCCGGCCTCGATCGCCATGCCTGGCGGCTGCGGATGGAGCCGTACCTCAAGTCCCTGCTGGAGACCGGTGAGTTCCCGCACCTGAGCCGGATGGTCCAGGTCTCCGAGATCGGGGAGGCAGACGAGCGGTTCGCGAACGGCCTGGAGATCATCCTGGACGGAATCGAAGCCCGCTTCCCGACGGCCACCGGGAAGGACGGATCGGGTCGGCCGGTCGGCGACACCGGCGGTGGTGCGCCGTCGGCGCGGCGCGCGAACGGTCAGCCAACCGCACGCAGTTCGACGACGGAATAA